The Aneurinibacillus uraniidurans genome segment GGCAGCAGGATTTCGACTTTATCTGAAAGCACTTTCTTTGTTTCAAGTGGTACTGTCGATTTTGCTTCTTGCTGTTCTACCTTTTGTTCTGCTGGTTTAGCAGCACTTTTTTCCGGCGCATTAGTTTCTTTGTTAGAGCATCCTGTAGCTGTAATAATTATTAACAATGCAAAAATTAACCATGTTTTCATTAGTATTAACCCCTATTCTTATTAAATTAGGAAGGTACAAGTGCTGATTATCCATTTTATAAGAGGTCTACTCCCATATAAGTCGAAATAATTTTTTTAAAATCGTTGAATACCTTCCTTAATTGAAAGTCATATCGACATATAGCTGATTAATCAAACTCCCTTCTCTTCTTTATAAAAACGCGGATCAGCCTGAACGATACAACCAATACCCATAAATTCAATTAATTACATAGAAAACATAATATTACCTTTTATACATCAAAACTTATATCGGCCATTGATTTGTAATTCTTTAGAAATACTTATATTTTTGCAATTCAACTTAATACGTCCGTTATAGTAACCAAAGGTATTCTTATTTCTAATGTAATAGGAAAAATGCTAGATAATCGTTATAAAAAAACGTTTCCAAAAGGGATTAGGGAATAATAATGACCAAAATTAGTATTTTTTTACTGTTTTTCAAAAAACCAAAAACATCCTGCCTTGATTAAGACAGAATGTTTTATAAATCCGAAGTATACGATTGGAAGGATTGGTCCGGGTTTCCTACGTGTACCCACCAAACATTAAGTATGTTGATCAGTTCCAAGCAATCCAGAAAAAAGCACAAAAAGCAGGTTTAGGGATATAGCGTGCAGAAAATTATACCCAGGAGGATGGATTCCACTCAGAAACGAAGCCCGTGCTGCTGATACAGCTCCTATTAATCGCGGAGAACCTGATTATCGACCAGCAAGATTGGGACTATGATGGAGTAGTCTACGAATCATACATACTTGGAGGTAACACTATGAAACGCATTGTAAGTCTTTCAGTAGCTACACTAAGCCTGTCTTTATTGTTTAGCCCTGTATCCCCTGCCTTTGCTGCACAACTCCAAAAAGAGAAAGTTACAGTTACAGCTACAGCCCCAGCGTATAAGGTTGCTACTATCAATCTGACATTTGAGGGCGAACCGTTTACGATTTCTAAACAGCCAGTTATGATCGGCAAGACCCTCATGCTGCCAGCAAAAGACTTCTATGACGAGTTTGATATTAAAGTTAAATGGGATGCAAAGAACAACACAATGACAATGATTGACGGCGATGTAACAGCAAACTTCAAAGTCGGCAGCAAAATCGGTACGTTTCATGATCCTAGTGACGAAGTATCCGACTATGAGTTTGAGATGGATGTAGCACCAGTCATCATCAACGGAACTTTATATGTTGAAGCAGAAACTGTTATAGCATCAATATATTGTGTAGTGGACTGGACAGACGTTAATACTTTAGATATTAGCAACTATAATGGTGATGATGAATATGATACGTCAAGTGGAGATGACGAAGCTTACGATATAAGCGATGAATCTGGTTATGATGTATAACAAACACCTTTACTCCCTAGTACATATTAGGGAGTAAAAATAGTATAAGAAAAAGCCTGGCATATTACCTTATACAGTATATGTCAGGCTTCTTTATGTTACTTCTATTCCACAACATATATAGCGAGTCGTACCTCAAATACTTAAAACGATCTTTGGTCGTTCACTCATGGCTTGTCGACGAAAAATTAACCATGTTTTTGGAACAAACAAAATTACTCATTACTATAGTATTAGGTGGGAATGAAGTAATACAAGGAGAAAAGATTATCTATGCACCTAATAGTGGCTATATGCACGGAGAAACGTATATAGGCAGCTTGAAGCCCAGGGTGGAAAGATAATTAAGCAGGTGTCATAGTGCCATTTACGGTTTCATACTACATTATACAAGCGGGATGATATTGTACCGCAATTAGGAGGGACTAGGAATGAAGAAGAACATGCTATCCGTTCTGACGCTTGCCTTACTAGGCGGATTGATCCCGGCGCAGGCTAAAGGGTTAGAAATATATCAAGCGCATAACATCGACATCATTCAAGCACAAGACATCGAGATCGTCCAAGCAGAGGAAGTGAAGCCAGTTACTCCGCAAAAAAATAAACCGAGTACAGTACCCTCTAAGTCTAATTCGGTTGACTATGCTTTTCGGACATTTATTCTATGGGTACCTGGCACATCGTATTCTTTTGATAATTATGCGGCAGGTACGCGCACGCTGTATACATCAACCGGCACACTTCCAAAAAGTGCACTCACTGTCAATAAGGATGGTACGTATGTGTGGAACAGCGCCTGGGACGGAAAAATCATCAAAGGAAAATGGAAGAACAATAATAATGGAACGATTAGCCTACTGAAAGGACAGGAAGGAAAGACATGGACACTGAGCAAAGGAGGCGGAAAATACGAGGATATTTTCCTGATGGACGGATCGATATGGTATAGCGGTAAAACAGTCACATTGAAAAAAGGAAAAGTACCAAAAAAATAATCGAGGTATATGCAAAACTGTCTTTTCCTATGCAGCTGAAGAGGCAGTTTTTTATATTCTATTATCCTCTAGTAAAAAGTTCGGTGATTTTTTTAAGAAGCCAACACCTGCTCCTTCACTGTCATACTAAATTGGTCTATGATCCATTTTTACAGATATCTCGGCTGAACTCCTTTGTGCTATCAGTTCTCTTTACTGTAGAATTATAAAATTTAGTAGCATGACTCAAGGTGTGGCGAAAATCTAGGGAATAGGACAAGACTCTTTTCGTTGATGATGAAAATTCCAAGGTTCGTGCTGATAGGCAAGTCACCAAAACCAGCTTCAGTCAATAAGCTACCTATATAAGCCGAAGGGGGTGAGAAAATGGGTAGACGAATAAAACATACTTCACGTGACGTGGAGGAGTTAGCGAGGCTAATGCTGGCGGAAGCGGCCGGTGAAGGAGTCCAAGGGATGAACATGGTGGGAACGGTTGTGTCCAATCGGGTCGAGGCTGACTGTGCTCCTGACTTCAAAGGGTTGCGCAATATCAGAGATGCGATCTATCAAACCATACCTGGAACTGGAATTCCTCACTTCGAGCCCGTCTTAAATGGAACATTGTATACACAACGTCCCAGAGAAGCTGACCTCCAGAGGGCTAGGAATTTGTTGCAGGGTGATCGGGACCCTCGGGCCAGAATGAGTTTGTGGTTTTTTAACCCCAGTCCGGGGAAAAAATACCGAGCTCCTTGTACCGACACGATGCCAAGATCCCCCATGACAAAGTTCGATTTTGCGCACAAGAATCATTGCTTCTATGTCGCTGTACCAGGCTACTGTGAAGAGTTTTATAGATAAATTAAAAAGGAGATAACCTTCTCATGACTTGTGGAGATCTTACTTATTATCCGGTGAATTATTATCCTGGTTTTTATCCAGCTTCCATGATGCTGGGCAGTATCGCACGACAACCTGGCGGCAGCCCACCGACGACTATGCATTCTGGACCCTCTTATGCCACCCCGGTAGTTCCGATGGGGACTGGACAGCAACTTCCAACAGGCAAGATGGAAGAATCATTTATCGAAAATATCTTACGCTTCAACAAAGGTAAGGTCGGTACATTCTACTTTACTTACCAAGGTAACAGCAAATGGAATGCAATGGTTTACCGCGGGCGCGTAGAAACAGCTGGTCGTGACCACCTTATCATCAGCGACCCATCCAGCGGTAAACGCTACCTGCTGATGATGTCCAATCTCGACTGGGTAGAATTCGATGAACAAATTAACTATCCTCACATAGAAATTAGTCCAGATGTCCAGGCATCCCTGACGACATCGGGGTAAATTTGTAGAACCCTAAAAAGCCGCTTACTTCCTTTTTGGAAAATAAGCGGCTTTTTAGTTCTGACCACATATAGAATGCAAATTCGGGAATATGTCAGGATTTTTTACGTACTGAAGCTTTATTCAATTACATTTCTAAGTGAAATTATGACGTTGGTTCGATCGTCCATGTATGATCTTCATTTAATATAACGGTCATTGAATACACACCAGGATCGAATTGGACTTCTACCGCGTTTGTTTTCGCTTCGGTATCTAGTACCTGTCCTTCTGTGTAGTCCCCAAACGTGATGTAATATTTTGAGTGAGGAATAAAGCGCAAATCTAGATTAGACTGTGCCTGTACCGCATATACACTATTTCCAGACATTCCGACACCAACAGATGCTTCTTTGAACGGAATATTTAAATCTTGGTCAATGTGTAGACCATCTGAACTGCTTTGTGTGGTTTGATTTACAAATCGGTACGCTCCATCCTCATAAGCAAGTGTTACCGCGTTATTTTTGTTCAAGCCAGCTGGCAGTACTTCATTTGCTATAAATTGAACGCCTGGAGTAAGCGTCCCTGTTTCAGACCAAACAAAACTATAATCAACATTCCATTCGAAAGCCCCTTTTGTATTGGGATGCGCCATTTGAGTAAGCCATGCAAGAGATAGTACTTTTTGATCTTTTACTTTAGGAGCCTCTTGAAATACACAAAAATTACCGCTATTAGTAGATTTGTTTAAAAAGGTTATAGAGTATTGTTCACTCACGTTTATTCCTCCTCTTTATCGAGTAAATGTAACATAATTTCGTAAAATTACATTCTCCCCTTCTACGAAGATCTCCAGCCCGTCTACTCTACGTACAACGTCTGTGACTTTCATATGTTATCCCTCATTCCCTTTTATTTCTCTTATTATATTCCATACATTTAATTCCATAAAACAAAATCGATTCAACTCGTTAAAAAATAGTGATCTTATTTGCCCAGTAAAATTGGATCTAAAGAGATTTGCTCATTTCTTTCTGCCTATCTCCCCCCCTTATCACGAAATTTTCCCTTTCTCTTAGATACAGCACTGGTGAAAACTAAAGTAAGCCTCCCACTCGTCTGGGAGGCTTTTGACTGTATACAATGGGGGATGGTCTATTTTTTAAAATTAGTTTAGAAAACTAAAACAAAGCTCATCTCATTTGCGTATCTTGTACTAAGTTATACCAAAGGGGATGAGATAGGGTGCCCATTTCCAAACAACTTTGTAACCGCTTAGCCCATATTCTTGGTGGCAAAGGTATGCATGAAAATAACCGCTGTGACGTTACAAAGAAGCGTAATCTTCGCGTAACAATGTTAGGTAAAAAATATGAGGTTGAACAGGAATTTGTTTTTGAATCGATGGATAAAAGGGGTAGGACACTAAACACAGGTGAAATCACAGTTCTACAAAGGGAAGTAAATCGCTTTGTGCGTGCTCTTCATAGACGCGGAATTAGAACCACCGCTATCCATAATCACTGGTTATTTGAAAAACCACGCTTAATGTATGTTCATTATGAATTCGTAGAACGACCAGTTATAGCAGCAAGAAAGATAAAAGAAGCCTTGAGAGAAGTAGGAATCAGTTAGCTGCCCATTTAAGGGCAGCGAGGCTAATTTTAAAACAGATTGAGGAGTTAATCAGAAGAAAGAAAAAGTAACAACACTCCTACCATTTGAACGGATGGTGGGAGTGTCTTATTTCTAAGTTATATACCTGAAAACAGCACTGATACGGATTGATAAACACTATAAAAATCTTCTCATTCATCTGAGAGTTTTTTGACCGTACGGATTTACATTTGTTTTTTATCCCTATCCATTTCAAACTCACACAATCCACAAACAATTATTTTCCTAAATGTTGTGTTTATAGCTTCTGGATGTAGAATGCGAAAAGCCTCTAGTTCAGATTCTGAAAAAACTTTATTATTTCTATCTACGTACATATATACAGTTATACTATCCGTTCCCTTACAAAAGTGACATAGCATTCTTTATCCCTCCGATTTTATCCGCTTATTACCATTCTTTGTGAAGGGATTAAAAACCTCTTTAAGCAAAAAAAATCCCGCCATCCATCTGGACAGCAGGAATAATAACATTACTCTACTTTTTAGCATCTACATGTGATTGACCAAGAATATAAGCAATGACTAAGCTACTGTCATAATGGAATCCGTAGGGAAATGTAATCCTTGCATAATATTTAGATATACAAAAAGCCTGACTATCCATTGGTTGGGCTTTGCAGTTCTTATCGACTAATTATAATTTCGTAGTGCAGTGGCAGTGAAAACTTTGTTCATTCCAAATAGATTGACATTTCAGTGATAATACCTTACCATTTATTTAGATGATTATCTAAATATCTAATTGAAAGTTGGCAGGTGAATTTAATGAATGACGCCTTTAAAGCCTTATCTGATCCTAGTAGAAGGAAAATATTGCATTTGCTAAAAACCAAAGATTTGACCGCAGGTGAAATTGCGGACCACTTTGAGATGGCGAAACCAAGCATTTCTCATCATCTCAATATCTTAAAACAAGCTAATCTTGTGGACTCTGAGAAAAAAGGACAACAAGTTATTTACTCCCTGAATACAAGCGTTTTTGAAGAAGTAGTAGGGTGGTTTCTAGACTTTTTAGATAAGAATAAAGAGGTGAAAGAAAATGAAAAGTAAATGGTTAGGTTTTTTGTTAATCCTGTTAGCGTTTGGCGTCACATTATTTTGTTATCGAATGTTACCGGAACAATTCCCCATTCATTGGGGTATAGATGGTAGTGTGGATCGATATGAGCACAAAGCATTCGGAGCATTCCTGCTACCAGTAATTATGCTTATTCTAGTTCCATTAATGCTTTTCTTACCAAAAGTTGATCCCAGAAAAGACAATTACGTTCGTTTTGGGAAGACCTACGAACTAATAACTAATGGAATCCTTCTGTTTTTGTTTGTATTCCAAATCCTGGCTCTATCCCTTAGTCTAGGTTGGATTCATAACACGAACTATTTTATTCCTGTTTTTCTAGGCGTTTTATTTATTTTTCTTGGTAATTACATGCCAAAAATCAAACAAAATTACTTTTTTGGAATTCGAACACCTTGGGCGATAGCGAATGAAGATGTTTGGAGGAGAACACATCGATTCGGCGGGAAAGTTTTAGTCATCGCTGGAATCCTCTTTATTGGTACTATATTATTGCCCACCTCTTTGCAAAGCACAGTGATCATTATTGTTTTGTGTGTCAGTTTAATCATCACTTATCTAAGTTCCTATTTCTTTTTTGTGAAGGGTTAACACTTTGAAAAATTTTTTGATTTTTTTTACTTGAATCAATTTCATAACCTAAAAACCTTGAGCCGTAAGGTTCAATAGACATGAAAAAAAGGAGTACCTCCCCAAATCTCGAATAGAGTTGTTGACTAGACAACTCAATGAGAAAGGTTGGTCTCCTTATGTACTCTATTCGTCAAGGACATCTATTTTCCCTGCAAGATTTATTAAATTTAGAACCTACCCAACGATTAAACTACTCGTTCGCCGCTTAAAAAACGATATTCTTTTCTGCCTGGATTAATTGAAACACAATAAAGCCTGACATACTCCCCTATAGAAAAGGGCGTATGTTAGGCTTTTTTATCATTACAATATCTTCGATTTTATATTTTTATTACATAGGTTTTTGCAGCTATATCATTCCATCTTCGTTTATTCTTTTGCCATAAAAACTATAATTATCCTATTCCTAGAGGTAATACCAGCAAAGTAGCATAATTAAATCGTCTGTTTGGATATCGACCCAAAATATTCTACAACGACCTCACGGAACTCCCGAGCAGCCCACGAAATGTACCGACTTCGGTGCCATAATAAAGCGATCTCCCGTACAAATTCGTGATCCTCTACTTGGAGATATTGGATATGTTCCCGTGAATCCCTAGCCGTGCTTGGTATGAAAGCTATGCCAATTTCGGCTTCCACAAGCGTAATTAGCCTTGCTGGTTCATCTCCTTCATACACATATTTAGGTATAAATCCAACCGATTTGCATACAGAGTCCACTAAATCGCGTATACCGTAGCCTTTCTTTACACCGACAAACCATTCATCCTTTAGTTCTATCAAGGATACGCTGTTTCGGTCTGCTAGACGATGTCCTTTTGGAACCGCAACAAGGACAGGGTCGATGCATACGATTTGACACTCAATGTCATCCCTTTGTATAGGAGGCGAGGACAAGCAGAAATCTACCTCTCCTCTATAGAGAAGCGTAACCATTTCCTGCGTGCTCAGCATTTGCACATGAAATTGGATATTAGGCCTCCTTTTCCGAAACTGTCGAAGGATACTGGGTAACGTGCTTGCGGTGGTTACCGCCAACTTGAGCGCACCATGCTCCCGACTGGATGATAAATCTCTGAGCTCCTGTCTCCCCTGTTCCAATTCGAACAAAGCCCTTTCTGCACGGCGAAGGAATCTGCTTCCAAACTCGTTTAATCGCAGTCTTCTCCCTATTCGATCGAATAGAGGAACCCCTAGATTCTCCTCCAAGCGTTGAATCGTTTTGCTTAGTGACGATTGAGTAACGTGAAGACTTCGCGCCGCTTCGGTCACATGTTCCAATCGAGCTACCGCGAGAAAATACTGAAGTTGAAGAAGTTCCATTTCACATCCTCCATTTATTCCTTCTAGTCAATGAAATCATAACATTAAATGCGTTAGAGTAAATATAAGATTTCAAGTAAGATATCATTAAAACACTTCGGGAGGGAACTCAAAAATGAATGCTCGCGGTAGGTGGTTGATGATTTCTGTTGGACTAGGGACACTATTGAACCCATTAAACTCCTCAATGATTTCTGTTGCTATTGCAAGGCTGCAAAATGTGTACCGCCTTGACTTTACAGTTGTTTCCTGGATTATTTTTTCATTCTACATTGCAAGTGCCATCGCTCAACCTATTATGGGCAAAGCCAGCGATTTATTCGGTCGTAGAAAGATATTTCTTACTGGGCTTGTTGTATCCTTCGTTGCATCATTATTAGCCCCATTATCAGTAAGCTTTGGGTGGCTCATCGTATTCCGCATCGTGCAATCCATCGGAACAAGCATGATAGTTGCAGTTGGAATGGCTATTGTACGAATTCATATTACGGAGAAACAAGCAACTGCGCTGTCCGTTTTAGCCATATTCATGTCCGGAGCGGCAGCAATTGGCCCATTTATTGGCGGGGTCTTGATACACTGGTGGGATTGGCCAGCGATCTTTTTTGTCAACATTCCGTTCGTGGTGGCGAGCTTTCTATTAGCCTTACGGACGATTCCTAAGGACGAACCGTTAGCACCCGTTGCACGCAATATATCCTTTCGCAAATGGTTTGATTTGATTGATGCGTCAGGGATCCTGCTCTTCACAGTGGGTTTGGTTGCCCTACTCGTTGGATTACTGTCAACAAAATCATCCGAGCATGTCTCATTAGGACATGTGGTTGTCGGCTTGATCGGCCTCGTTGCACTGGGGGCTTTCGTACGGCATGAGTTAAAAACAACGTCACCCTTTATTCCTTTGCGCACATTCGCTAAATATTCTGCGATGACTTGGGTCAATGTCCAATTTATGCTCGTTAACGTACTTTTTTATGCTCTCTTTTTCGGGCTTCCGTCCTACTTGCAAATGGTACGTCATGTAAGCGAGTTCCATACAGGGATTCTCATGCTAACCTTAGGCTTGTGTTCACTCATTGCTTCTCCAATCGCAGGACGATGGATCGATAAATCAGGACCCATGCCTGCTTTATTGGTATCTGCAGTGCTGATGACATTTGGTTCAGTATGGATTGTAACATTGAATCAAACTTCACCGGTTATCAGTGTGTGTGTGGCGTTAGCTGCATTCGGTATTAGCAACGGGTTGAACGGTGTCGGTATGCAAGCAGCCTTGTTCCAAAATTCTCCAAAAGAAATGATCGGTGTAGCATCCGGAATATTCAATACATCGAGATATCTGGGGACCATTTTATCTTCATTGTTGACAGGAGTCGTTATGGGGGGACAGTTTAACGCTGGAGGTTTTCGACTGCTTGGGGTTATCCTTACAATCATTGCACTCTCCTTGGTATTCATGAGTTGGTGGCGCTGGGAGTCAAGGCAACTGGAAGAGTCGTAGGTTCACTAAGTCCAAATTAAAAGGAGTATCAATGTCGGTAGGAGAACTGTTGTTATAGGTACTTATCGCCCTTTCTAAATTTAGTAAGTTCATCCTGGCAGCTCTTGCATACAGTTTCCCCTCCCTAGTACATACTAGGGAGTAATAAAAATAACGTAGCCCTGTGTTCTCGATTCACGGAGAGCACAGGGCTACGTTTGTATTTCCTCGCTATTCAACTTTTCGTTCTCCTTTCTTACTTTAGTTTATATACCTGTACACCCCTAACGATCTCGGGAAGTGCCACACCTTCCTTCTTTCGTTATTCGACTGCTGTGTACATCGCCTTTCCCTATTTACCTGGAGCAAGCATCCATTGAATTTTACCCTCTGCAATCATCGTCATCACATCCATTCAGGTGTAGTGGGTTGAGTAGAAGGTTGTCCAACTGTTGTTGGTGTAAAATAAATATAACAAAAATTCAGAATAATTAAAACAACGAAATAGATTGTTTATCTCTTTATATCTTTATATATCATCTTATTAATCTGTTTATCATCCGTTTTCTCTCTTTTCATCTATTTTTACGCTCGCAAAATTGGTTAATACTCACAGTTAGAGCCATACTACATGCCTATTAACGGAACTAAAAAAGCCAGACATACTACCCGGGAATATGTCTGGCTGTTGTTTATATTCGCCCCCCTAATTACCTATCAATTTCCCTTTCTAATTATTGAATTAACAAACTCAACAACTATAATCTCTACATGATATTCCACCAAACACTCATCAACCAAAA includes the following:
- a CDS encoding LysR family transcriptional regulator; this encodes MELLQLQYFLAVARLEHVTEAARSLHVTQSSLSKTIQRLEENLGVPLFDRIGRRLRLNEFGSRFLRRAERALFELEQGRQELRDLSSSREHGALKLAVTTASTLPSILRQFRKRRPNIQFHVQMLSTQEMVTLLYRGEVDFCLSSPPIQRDDIECQIVCIDPVLVAVPKGHRLADRNSVSLIELKDEWFVGVKKGYGIRDLVDSVCKSVGFIPKYVYEGDEPARLITLVEAEIGIAFIPSTARDSREHIQYLQVEDHEFVREIALLWHRSRYISWAAREFREVVVEYFGSISKQTI
- a CDS encoding SdpI family protein translates to MKSKWLGFLLILLAFGVTLFCYRMLPEQFPIHWGIDGSVDRYEHKAFGAFLLPVIMLILVPLMLFLPKVDPRKDNYVRFGKTYELITNGILLFLFVFQILALSLSLGWIHNTNYFIPVFLGVLFIFLGNYMPKIKQNYFFGIRTPWAIANEDVWRRTHRFGGKVLVIAGILFIGTILLPTSLQSTVIIIVLCVSLIITYLSSYFFFVKG
- a CDS encoding autorepressor SdpR family transcription factor, which codes for MNDAFKALSDPSRRKILHLLKTKDLTAGEIADHFEMAKPSISHHLNILKQANLVDSEKKGQQVIYSLNTSVFEEVVGWFLDFLDKNKEVKENEK
- a CDS encoding cell wall hydrolase gives rise to the protein MLAEAAGEGVQGMNMVGTVVSNRVEADCAPDFKGLRNIRDAIYQTIPGTGIPHFEPVLNGTLYTQRPREADLQRARNLLQGDRDPRARMSLWFFNPSPGKKYRAPCTDTMPRSPMTKFDFAHKNHCFYVAVPGYCEEFYR
- a CDS encoding DUF1259 domain-containing protein → MPISKQLCNRLAHILGGKGMHENNRCDVTKKRNLRVTMLGKKYEVEQEFVFESMDKRGRTLNTGEITVLQREVNRFVRALHRRGIRTTAIHNHWLFEKPRLMYVHYEFVERPVIAARKIKEALREVGIS
- the gerQ gene encoding spore coat protein GerQ; translated protein: MTCGDLTYYPVNYYPGFYPASMMLGSIARQPGGSPPTTMHSGPSYATPVVPMGTGQQLPTGKMEESFIENILRFNKGKVGTFYFTYQGNSKWNAMVYRGRVETAGRDHLIISDPSSGKRYLLMMSNLDWVEFDEQINYPHIEISPDVQASLTTSG
- a CDS encoding MFS transporter — translated: MNARGRWLMISVGLGTLLNPLNSSMISVAIARLQNVYRLDFTVVSWIIFSFYIASAIAQPIMGKASDLFGRRKIFLTGLVVSFVASLLAPLSVSFGWLIVFRIVQSIGTSMIVAVGMAIVRIHITEKQATALSVLAIFMSGAAAIGPFIGGVLIHWWDWPAIFFVNIPFVVASFLLALRTIPKDEPLAPVARNISFRKWFDLIDASGILLFTVGLVALLVGLLSTKSSEHVSLGHVVVGLIGLVALGAFVRHELKTTSPFIPLRTFAKYSAMTWVNVQFMLVNVLFYALFFGLPSYLQMVRHVSEFHTGILMLTLGLCSLIASPIAGRWIDKSGPMPALLVSAVLMTFGSVWIVTLNQTSPVISVCVALAAFGISNGLNGVGMQAALFQNSPKEMIGVASGIFNTSRYLGTILSSLLTGVVMGGQFNAGGFRLLGVILTIIALSLVFMSWWRWESRQLEES
- a CDS encoding stalk domain-containing protein; translation: MKRIVSLSVATLSLSLLFSPVSPAFAAQLQKEKVTVTATAPAYKVATINLTFEGEPFTISKQPVMIGKTLMLPAKDFYDEFDIKVKWDAKNNTMTMIDGDVTANFKVGSKIGTFHDPSDEVSDYEFEMDVAPVIINGTLYVEAETVIASIYCVVDWTDVNTLDISNYNGDDEYDTSSGDDEAYDISDESGYDV